The following are encoded in a window of Brevibacillus sp. DP1.3A genomic DNA:
- the asnB gene encoding asparagine synthase (glutamine-hydrolyzing) translates to MCGIVSLYNKRQMPVQQEAISAMTGVILHRGPDDDGFHLEDNIALGFRRLSIIDVEGGHQPLFNETRDIWIIGNGEIYNYKELQQWLKDIGHVFHTDSDIETILHLYEEVGTDAPKHLRGMFGFTIYDSRKKRLFGARDHFGIKPLYYVETNDSIGVASEIKSLLEIPGFKREVNPTAFYHYLTFQYVPDPDTMFAGIYRIPPAHSFVIENDQIKLERYWDVEFKPDESKPFSYFVEGTRSVMLESVDKHRISEVSRGAFLSSGVDSSSIVGMLRTFEPVKSFSVGSDIPGYSELDYAKRTAGYLGSEHFERVINAKQYMDELPRLIWHQDEPVADPSAILLYFVAQMASEHVTVVLSGEGADEFFGGYNIYREPNSLKMFSGMPGWMRQSIGYMAERLPDQVKGKNFLIRGSKTVEQRFFGNALIFSEEMKKRVVMEDITRSEAYVSPFTITEDIYKRASEYDDVTKMQYLDIHTWLRGNILMKADKMTMANSLELRVPFIDLKVFEFAATIPTKYKIANGTTKHVLREAMKDFLPPEIQTRKKLGFPVPTRHWLKNEFYKWAKEIIFESKVDNLINKAYVLYMLDEHREGNADYSRKIWTILVFMLWHQIFIEQKQNFEPYVSPNVDLRRKKNSLLHIG, encoded by the coding sequence CGGCAAATGCCTGTTCAACAAGAAGCGATTAGTGCAATGACGGGTGTCATCCTGCACCGTGGTCCAGATGACGATGGTTTTCACCTTGAAGACAACATCGCCCTGGGCTTTCGTCGTTTAAGCATCATTGACGTGGAAGGCGGACATCAACCGCTGTTTAACGAAACACGTGACATCTGGATTATTGGTAACGGTGAAATCTACAATTACAAAGAGTTACAGCAATGGTTAAAGGACATCGGTCACGTTTTCCATACCGATTCTGATATTGAAACCATCCTCCACCTTTATGAAGAAGTAGGAACAGATGCACCTAAGCATTTGCGCGGGATGTTTGGCTTTACGATCTACGACTCCCGTAAAAAACGTCTGTTTGGGGCACGCGACCATTTTGGAATCAAGCCGCTCTACTATGTCGAGACGAATGATTCGATCGGGGTTGCCAGCGAGATTAAAAGCTTGCTGGAGATACCAGGATTCAAGCGCGAAGTGAATCCAACCGCTTTTTATCACTATTTGACGTTCCAATATGTACCTGATCCTGATACGATGTTTGCTGGTATTTACCGTATACCCCCTGCGCACTCGTTCGTGATTGAAAACGACCAGATCAAGCTGGAAAGGTACTGGGATGTAGAATTCAAGCCTGATGAAAGCAAACCGTTCTCTTATTTTGTTGAGGGTACGCGCAGTGTCATGCTCGAATCTGTCGACAAACACCGGATTAGCGAGGTTTCGCGTGGAGCCTTCTTGTCTAGTGGTGTTGACTCTAGCAGTATCGTTGGGATGTTGCGCACATTCGAGCCAGTCAAATCTTTTTCTGTCGGCTCAGATATTCCTGGTTACAGCGAGCTCGATTATGCAAAGCGAACCGCCGGATATTTGGGATCGGAGCATTTCGAGCGCGTGATAAACGCCAAACAGTACATGGATGAATTGCCGCGACTGATCTGGCATCAAGATGAACCGGTAGCGGACCCATCTGCCATCCTGCTCTATTTCGTAGCGCAGATGGCGAGTGAACACGTGACCGTTGTATTGTCCGGTGAAGGTGCAGATGAATTTTTTGGCGGATACAATATTTACAGAGAGCCAAATTCACTCAAAATGTTTTCCGGGATGCCTGGCTGGATGCGCCAATCCATCGGATACATGGCTGAACGCCTCCCTGATCAGGTAAAAGGGAAAAACTTCCTTATCCGCGGATCGAAAACGGTTGAGCAACGCTTTTTCGGAAACGCACTGATTTTCAGCGAAGAGATGAAAAAGCGTGTCGTCATGGAAGATATTACCCGTTCGGAAGCGTATGTATCTCCTTTCACCATTACAGAAGATATTTACAAACGTGCTTCCGAATATGACGATGTGACCAAGATGCAATACTTGGACATTCACACTTGGCTTAGAGGCAACATTTTGATGAAGGCCGACAAGATGACGATGGCCAATTCTTTGGAGCTGCGAGTGCCTTTCATTGATCTGAAGGTATTTGAATTCGCCGCTACCATTCCAACGAAGTACAAAATTGCCAACGGCACGACCAAGCACGTGCTTCGTGAAGCGATGAAAGACTTCTTACCACCTGAGATCCAAACGAGAAAGAAGCTGGGCTTCCCTGTTCCAACTCGTCATTGGCTCAAAAACGAATTTTACAAATGGGCAAAAGAGATCATTTTCGAATCCAAGGTGGATAATTTGATCAATAAGGCCTACGTGCTGTACATGCTCGATGAACACCGCGAAGGCAATGCGGATTACAGTCGCAAAATCTGGACGATCCTGGTCTTCATGCTGTGGCATCAAATCTTCATTGAGCAAAAGCAAAATTTTGAGCCTTATGTCAGCCCGAATGTAGACCTTCGCCGCAAAAAAAATTCGCTGCTGCATATCGGCTAA
- a CDS encoding ComEA family DNA-binding protein — MVLEWWERYRRFILLTAAALFVGCSYLLYQRDQSHKTDELPLHAPAYAASNVETKERTDDSTTAQPAKPVKTTPEKEKEKESLPTPLYVDVKGQVKSPGLYQFEPGTRVANAIEKAGGALPDADLVQINLAAPLTDGAALVIPAKGAAAPVSASIGLVQSTTSVSTTGASSGINLNTATVEQLMSLPGIGEARAKAIVDYRSKQGPFRSADDLKQIEGIGEKMFARIKDRLLVQ; from the coding sequence ATGGTGCTGGAGTGGTGGGAGCGTTATCGTCGTTTCATCTTGCTGACTGCGGCTGCTCTGTTTGTCGGTTGTAGCTATCTGCTCTATCAACGCGACCAATCGCATAAGACTGACGAACTACCGTTGCATGCTCCTGCTTATGCTGCATCGAATGTTGAAACAAAAGAACGGACAGATGATTCAACAACTGCTCAACCTGCCAAACCTGTAAAAACGACACCTGAAAAAGAGAAAGAAAAGGAATCACTCCCCACTCCTCTCTATGTCGATGTGAAAGGGCAAGTGAAAAGTCCCGGTTTATACCAATTCGAACCAGGTACCCGTGTCGCAAATGCCATCGAAAAAGCAGGAGGAGCATTACCTGATGCTGACCTTGTCCAGATCAATTTGGCAGCGCCGCTCACAGATGGAGCTGCTCTTGTCATCCCGGCTAAAGGGGCAGCCGCGCCAGTCTCCGCATCCATTGGCCTTGTACAATCTACTACCAGCGTATCCACCACTGGTGCCTCCTCAGGGATTAATCTCAACACGGCAACTGTCGAACAGCTCATGAGCCTTCCCGGGATTGGAGAAGCTCGTGCCAAGGCAATCGTGGATTACCGGTCAAAACAAGGACCATTTCGTTCAGCGGATGACCTGAAACAGATTGAGGGAATTGGCGAGAAGATGTTTGCACGGATAAAGGATCGGCTGTTGGTACAATGA
- the comER gene encoding late competence protein ComER, with protein sequence MNRIGFIGTGSMGSILIESLLSAKALTPGHVIISNRTLSKAQQLAEKHPGLIVAHSNADLVKEATTIVLCVKPLEYSVMLEQIAPALTQDHLLITITSPIKLADLESHVPCAVARVVPSITNAVMSGVSLCEFGSRIQEEQRHFIRSLFAHISSPIEISEPFLRITSDIVSCGPAFISYILQQMIQEAVEETGISAEAATYMTTQMLIGIADLLREEAFTLPTLQKRVCVPGGITGQGLIPLQDGIPGLFAQVFRRTQAKFAEDQELVARNLNNQPH encoded by the coding sequence ATGAATAGAATTGGGTTCATTGGTACGGGCAGCATGGGCAGTATCTTGATTGAATCATTACTGTCAGCCAAGGCGCTGACTCCTGGTCATGTCATTATCAGCAACAGAACCCTTTCGAAGGCGCAGCAACTGGCAGAAAAACATCCCGGGCTCATTGTCGCGCACAGCAATGCCGATTTGGTCAAAGAAGCTACAACGATCGTGCTGTGCGTCAAGCCACTGGAATATAGCGTGATGCTCGAACAAATTGCTCCTGCCTTAACGCAAGACCACCTACTGATTACGATCACCAGTCCGATCAAGCTTGCGGATTTGGAGTCTCACGTTCCTTGTGCGGTTGCAAGAGTCGTTCCTTCTATAACAAATGCCGTCATGAGTGGTGTCAGCTTATGTGAATTCGGGTCACGAATCCAAGAGGAACAACGTCATTTTATACGAAGTCTGTTTGCCCACATTAGCTCCCCTATTGAGATTTCAGAGCCCTTTTTACGAATTACTTCTGACATTGTCAGTTGTGGGCCAGCGTTCATCAGCTATATTTTGCAGCAAATGATTCAAGAAGCTGTTGAAGAAACTGGCATTTCCGCAGAAGCTGCTACCTACATGACTACGCAAATGCTAATTGGGATCGCAGATCTTTTACGCGAAGAAGCGTTCACCCTCCCTACTCTGCAAAAGAGAGTCTGCGTGCCCGGAGGAATTACTGGGCAAGGACTAATTCCTTTGCAAGACGGTATTCCCGGTCTTTTCGCCCAAGTATTTCGTCGGACACAAGCGAAGTTTGCCGAGGACCAGGAACTGGTTGCACGAAATTTAAATAATCAGCCGCATTAG